The genomic DNA TTCTAAATTTAGTTTTGTTTGGTTATCAGATTGATGTAATTGTAAGCCTTCTAAGTGGAAGACTTGTTCGAGAACGAATTGGTCCAGCCATGTTAAGTGCAGTTCAAAGTCAAATGGGAGCTGTTGAGCCAAGCTATGAAGAAATCCCAAACATATTCGACACTGGAGGCGGTGCAAAAGGATTGGCAGGAGATTTAGTTGAAAAGATCCCGAAAATCACAATAGCAAATTGTAACATTGCCATGGATGCATCTGGAGAAAGAACGTCTTGTTCAGTTTGCCTTCAGGATTTTCAGGTTGGAGAAACAGTAAGATGTTTGCCTCATTGTCATCATATGTTTCATCTTCCATGCATTGATAACTGGCTCATTCGACATGCTTCTTGTCCCTTATGCAGAAGGGATATGTAATAATCTCAACTGTTTTCTACCATGTAAATTACATCTTTACTACTAtttgtgtttattattattactattaacaCAACCACACCCACTCCTCTCTTGAGGGCAGTGCCATTTTTCAGTCTTATGTAAATCATCACTTTAGTTTCTCTAATATTATGTATTAGATCATGAGACTAGTGCTTTGTTTCTGTATAAAGGAAAATTTTGTCTTTGTTTCTTTGCCTCATTTCtacattacatatatatatatatgtgttctTGGTCATTGTCATGTTTTGTAAAACTTTTGGATGGAAATGGATGGCTAAAGCCTAAGTTGGTTGCTTTCAAATTAGACCAATACTTGTaaaacaacaatatatatagtgtttttttattacttCATACCTTGATAAACTGACATTACAAAGGTAAATTAGGTAATAAGGTCATTTCTCAAATACTAATTTGAATTAGCTATTTCTTTTTGAAATTGacctaaacaaaaatatactcagatttttttttcactacATTGTACATCAAAAATACATTTCTGTCTGTTCTTATATCGtagttaaaaatgaaaattttatttcaaaacatttGTAAATTTAGTCAATTAAAGAGTTCAACTAAaagggttattttaaaaaaaattagagctACTAAATTGACTTATTTGCtgcattaaaattattatagataaaaaataaattataacaaaaaaatacaagTAAAGCAATGAGATGAAAATGGTTTGAACTTGGGATGGGATAAATCTAACAATTTTACACATTTGCTcactttaatataataatgttttccTTGCTTTCTTACTgttattaaattcaattttatattataatacaatcGTGagtttagcaaaaaaaaaaaaaaaaaaaccagtAAAATAACATCTATTATGATAAAAGCAACATCATCAGTAGCAAAACGTTAAATTGTTACTACTACacatattaatacaaataaagaaTTAATCTCATCAACAAGAAGTTCCGAAGAAGGTAGGTTTGCACAACATTTGGAAATTGAGAATTCGTGGGAAAACCGATGATTAGAAGGTTTTTAGGGTTCGATTTGACTTCAAATTTTGGCAGGGGGGAAACCGATGATTCCACCCCCTCTCAAGGACAGGTTTGTGATGGTTTGGCCTCTGTTGGTGGTGCTGCTGCTGGCTTTGCTCACGAGATTAGAATCAAGAAATACAATCACAACAGTAATATCGTCGTGAAAATGACGCCTCACCCCTTGATCAATCTTCTTTAGGTCAGAATACCTCATCTCTCTTTTCTTTGCTGCTTCTTGAAGAGCAGCCTTCACCAGCCTCCTAGCACTTCCCTGCAAAAATCAAATCCAGAAACGGGTCAACTTAAAAGATGTTGGGGCTTTCGATTTTGAGACATCCACTACTTACATTGTGAGGATGGTTTTGCACAATGTCTACTGCTTCTTGATTACTAAAGTG from Impatiens glandulifera chromosome 9, dImpGla2.1, whole genome shotgun sequence includes the following:
- the LOC124914462 gene encoding NEP1-interacting protein-like 1 encodes the protein MEVYGYPSRPRPSNSSSDSSFSLCDLVDRAKASFKFAVSAILGNVFSAIFTFFFALVGTLLGAMTGALIGQETESGFVRGAAVGAISGAVFSIEVFESSLVLWQSDESGIGCLLYLIDVIVSLLSGRLVRERIGPAMLSAVQSQMGAVEPSYEEIPNIFDTGGGAKGLAGDLVEKIPKITIANCNIAMDASGERTSCSVCLQDFQVGETVRCLPHCHHMFHLPCIDNWLIRHASCPLCRRDM